Proteins from a single region of Parambassis ranga chromosome 18, fParRan2.1, whole genome shotgun sequence:
- the rbm4.1 gene encoding RNA-binding protein 4.1, producing MVKIFIGNLSPDTTSDELRALFSQYGKIAECSIVKNFGFVHMDDKAEAEEAIRNLHHYELNGQPMNVELSRGKSRGSTKLHVGNIACTNQELRAKFEEFGTVLECDIVKNYAFVHMERMEDAMEAINKLDNTAFKGKLMSVKLSTSRLRTAPGMGDRSGCYRCGQEGHWSKECPLDQNGYHRNGSEPKFDGYDASRFGGRGRSRGYHPDFSGDPDYDGSYAPVHGFSRGAGHSSTMAGYRRGTGYESAMRYGPHPGYSISAEHSMARMYGSEAAYRTNGSLYGAVPAYPMRRSPYEERDPYGVVDYYEKYRANAYGSSYFEERRGVPLPAPAASSSTAMMRERVPPSSLDPYECPPLNPPPPAPVSSYYTRDRSPIRRSAAEADAYTFERSRLSPVTAHPRSSTYDHTRDPGAERARYTY from the exons ATGGTGAAAATATTCATTGGAAACTTGTCACCTGACACTACATCAGATGAACTACGTGCTCTCTTCTCTCAATATGGCAAGATTGCAGAATGCTCCATTGTCAAGAACTTTGGTTTTGTGCACATGGACGACAaagcagaggcagaagaggcCATCCGCAACCTTCACCATTACGAGCTGAATGGCCAGCCCATGAACGTAGAACTAAGTCGTGGAAAATCAAGAGGATCCACTAAACTGCATGTTGGCAACATTGCATGCACCAACCAGGAGCTGAGGGCCAAGTTTGAAGAGTTTGGCACTGTGTTGGAGTGTGACATAGTAAAAAACTATGCTTTTGTTCACATGGAGCGAATGGAGGATGCCATGGAGGCCATTAATAAGTTAGACAACACGGCTTTCAAAG gcAAGCTGATGAGCGTGAAGCTTTCGACTAGCCGCCTGCGTACTGCGCCGGGAATGGGAGACAGATCGGGTTGTTATCGTTGCGGGCAGGAAGGCCACTGGTCCAAAGAATGTCCTCTAGACCAAAATGGCTACCACAGAAACGGCTCAGAGCCAAAGTTCGATGGATACGATGCATCGAGATTTGGTGGGCGTGGTCGCAGCCGGGGTTATCATCCGGACTTCAGTGGCGATCCAGATTATGATGGCAGCTATGCTCCTGTACATGGTTTTTCCCGGGGTGCTGGTCACAGCAGCACCATGGCAGGTTACAGAAGAGGTACAGGCTATGAGAGTGCAATGAGATACGGGCCGCACCCAGGTTACAGCATAAGCGCTGAACATAGCATGGCTCGGATGTATGGCAGCGAGGCGGCATACAGAACCAACGGCTCACTCTATGGCGCGGTTCCAGCCTACCCGATGCGACGGTCGCCTTACGAGGAACGGGATCCGTACGGGGTCGTGGACTACTACGAGAAGTACAGGGCCAATGCTTACGGAAGCAGTTATTTCGAGGAGCGCCGCGGTGTCCCCTTGCCTGCTCCAGCAGCATCCTCCTCCACAGCTATGATGAGGGAACGTGTGCCTCCCTCTAGCCTCGACCCATACGAATGCCCTCCCCTTAATCCTCCTCCACCAGCCCCTGTCTCCTCATACTACACACGTGACCGGAGTCCGATTCGGAGAAGTGCTGCCGAGGCAGATGCATACACATTCGAGCGTTCGCGCCTCTCACCAGTGACCGCCCACCCAAGAAGTTCTACCTATGACCATACGCGGGATCCCGGCGCGGAGCGGGCACGATATACATACTAA